The Setaria viridis chromosome 6, Setaria_viridis_v4.0, whole genome shotgun sequence genome contains a region encoding:
- the LOC117861595 gene encoding homeobox-leucine zipper protein HOX27, with amino-acid sequence MELGLSLGEPAVPDAGRAAPELGLGLGVGAAGSGHEDGMGSSRAAGNGAGARWWAAPVDEPEPAVRLSLVSSLGLQWPAPSDGGRSSEAPARGFDVNRAPSAAASALAALEDDDEDPAAGALSSSPNDSGGSFPLDLGRRAAHADGATARAGGERSSSRASDEDEGASARKKLRLSKEQSAFLEESFKEHSTLNPKQKAALAKQLNLRPRQVEVWFQNRRARTKLKQTEVDCEYLKRCCEALTEENRRLHKELAELRALKTAPPFYMHLPATTLSMCPSCERVASNPGSAPTSAPASSTPPATATTTTNNSGAAAAAAPARGEHRPSSFAALFAATRSFPLAPHRRPPAPASNCL; translated from the exons ATGGAGCTGGGGTTGAGCCTGGGGGAGCCGGCCGTGCCGGACGCCGggagggcggcgccggagctgggGCTCGGGCTTGGGGTCGGCGCCGCGGGAAGTGGGCATGAGGACGGGATGGGGAGCAGCAGGGCGGCGGGGAACGGAGCGGGAGCGCGGTGgtgggcggcgcctgtggacgAGCCGGAGCCGGCGGTGCGGCTCAGCCTCGTGTCCAGCCTCGGCCTTCAGTGGCCGGCGCCTTCCGACGGCG GGCGTTCCTCCgaggcgccggcgcgcgggttCGACGTGAACcgggcgccgtcggcggcggcgagcgcgctcGCGGCgctggaggacgacgacgaggacccGGCCGCGGGGGCCCTGTCGTCGTCGCCGAACGACAGCGGGGGATCCTTCCCGCTGGACctgggccgccgcgccgcccacgccgACGGCGCcacggcgcgggcgggcggggagcGGTCGTCGTCCCGCGCCAGCGACGAGGACGAGGGCGCGTCCGCGCGCAAGAAGCTGCGGCTCTCCAAGGAGCAGTCCGCGTTCCTGGAGGAGAGCTTCAAGGAGCACAGCACGCTCAACCCC aaGCAGAAAGCGGCGCTGGCGAAGCAGCTCAACCTCCGGCCGCGCCAGGTGGAGGTCTGGTTCCAGAACCGCCGAGCCAG GACGAAGCTGAAGCAGACGGAGGTGGACTGCGAGTACCTGAAGCGCTGCTGCGAGGCGCTGACGGAGGAGAACCGGCGTCTTCACAAGGAGCTCGCCGAGCTGCGCGCGCTCAAGACGGCGCCGCCCTTCTACATGCACCTCCCGGCCACCACCCTCTCCATGTGCCCCTCCTGCGAGCGCGTCGCCTCCAACCCCGGCTCCGCCCCCACCTCGGCGCCCGCAtcatccacgccgccggccacagccaccaccaccaccaacaacagcggtgccgccgccgccgccgcacccgcgcgCGGGGAGCACCGGCCCTCGTCGTTTGCCGCGCTGTTCGCGGCCACCCGCAGCTTCCCGCTGGCCCCCCatcggcggccgccggcgccggcgagcaacTGCTTGTAA